The following coding sequences lie in one Arabidopsis thaliana chromosome 3, partial sequence genomic window:
- a CDS encoding proteophosphoglycan-like protein (proteophosphoglycan-related; FUNCTIONS IN: molecular_function unknown; INVOLVED IN: biological_process unknown; LOCATED IN: chloroplast; EXPRESSED IN: 16 plant structures; EXPRESSED DURING: 7 growth stages; Has 4120 Blast hits to 443 proteins in 120 species: Archae - 2; Bacteria - 57; Metazoa - 120; Fungi - 93; Plants - 84; Viruses - 11; Other Eukaryotes - 3753 (source: NCBI BLink).): MAARANNKYTSINFNHILHKDPPSSSSSSSSASYSSVARSNGRMLVLTKSSPKPLRSPSAAPTTTTTAPPISTAPRIPSNQAISDPDPSQISLRPLGHTGSSSSLSFPIRTPEINKAPEVNAPTPVSLSPKPDRFVPPHLRPGFVRKDEKPGLNSSRVRDPNPNLNQRLPNQEQPRQEYFGYGQPGRPKSGGYERIRTDPRITGNRPGTSG, from the coding sequence atgGCGGCAAGAGCCAACAACAAATACACCTCTATCAACTTCAACCACATCCTTCACAAAGAtcctccttcatcttcttcatcttcctcctctgcttcttaTTCCTCCGTCGCTCGTTCCAATGGCCGTATGCTCGTCCTCACCAAATCTTCCCCCAAACCTCTAAGATCTCCCTCCGCTGCTCCCACCACCACTACGACCGCACCTCCTATCTCTACAGCTCCGAGGATTCCTTCAAATCAAGCCATCTCTGATCCAGATCCGAGTCAGATCTCTCTTCGTCCCTTAGGTCATACAGGATCTAGTTCCTCGCTTTCTTTTCCAATTCGGACTCCTGAAATCAACAAGGCTCCGGAGGTAAATGCTCCAACTCCGGTTTCATTGTCCCCGAAACCTGATCGGTTCGTGCCGCCGCATCTTAGGCCAGGTTTTGTTCGGAAAGACGAGAAACCTGGACTCAACTCTTCTCGAGTTAGAGATCCGAATCCGAATCTGAATCAGAGATTGCCTAACCAGGAACAGCCACGGCAGGAATATTTCGGTTATGGACAGCCCGGACGGCCCAAATCGGGCGGGTATGAGAGGATCCGTACGGATCCGAGAATAACCGGAAACCGACCCGGCACCTCCGGATG
- the SETH3 gene encoding Sugar isomerase (SIS) family protein (Sugar isomerase (SIS) family protein; FUNCTIONS IN: isomerase activity, sugar binding; INVOLVED IN: carbohydrate metabolic process; EXPRESSED IN: 23 plant structures; EXPRESSED DURING: 15 growth stages; CONTAINS InterPro DOMAIN/s: KpsF/GutQ (InterPro:IPR004800), Sugar isomerase (SIS) (InterPro:IPR001347), Cystathionine beta-synthase, core (InterPro:IPR000644); Has 8722 Blast hits to 8719 proteins in 1857 species: Archae - 184; Bacteria - 5776; Metazoa - 15; Fungi - 131; Plants - 43; Viruses - 2; Other Eukaryotes - 2571 (source: NCBI BLink).) — MGSLPPPSLDFSSIDHNSLKNGGSSHQEISHDNLLNLFKSQQDLLNHFFKHLDLSQTLDFSRILLSTTGTVFFTGVGKSAFVANKVSQTLVSLSFRSSFLSPLDALHGDIGALSPRDVLVFFSKSGATEELLRLVPCARAKGAFLVSLTSVSGNPLAGVCDMNVHLPLQRELCPFNLAPVTSTAIQMVFGDTIAVALMAARNLSKEEYAANHPAGRIGKSLIFKVKDVMKKQEELPVCKEGDLIMDQLVELTSKGCGCLLVVDEHSRLIGTFTDGDLRRTLKASGEAIFKLSVGEMCNRKPRTIGPETMAVEAMKKMESPPSPVQFLPVVNEDNTLIGIVTLHGLVSAGL; from the exons ATGGGATCTCTTCCACCGCCATCGCTAGATTTCTCATCAATCGATCACAATTCCCTCAAAAATGGCGGATCCAGCCACCAAGAGATCTCTCATGATAATCTCCTCAACCTCTTCAAATCCCAGCAAGATCTTCTCAATCACTTCTTCAAACATCTCGATCTCTCTCAAACCCTAGATTTCTCACGCATTCTCCTTTCCACCACCGGTACCGTTTTCTTCACCGGCGTCGGTAAATCCGCTTTCGTAGCTAACAAGGTTTCACAGACGCTCGTTTCCTTAAGCTTCCGTTCCTCTTTCCTCTCCCCTCTCGATGCGCTTCATGGTGACATTGGCGCTCTTTCGCCACGCGATGTTCTCGTTTTCTTCAGCAAATCTGGCGCCACCGAGGAGCTTCTCCGTCTTGTCCCTTGCGCTAGAGCTAAAGGAGCCTTTCTGGTGTCTCTTACCTCTGTTTCTGGGAATCCACTCGCTGGTGTTTGTGATATGAATGTGCATTTACCTCTTCAGAGAGAATTGTGTCCGTTTAATCTCGCTCCGGTGACTTCTACGGCGATTCAGATGGTGTTTGGTGATACCATTGCCGTTGCTCTCATGGCGGCTAGAAATCTCTCCAAGGAAGAGTATGCAGCTAATCATCCCGCCGGTAGAATCGGCAAGAGCTTAATCTTCAAG GTGAAAGATGTTatgaaaaagcaagaagagcTTCCTGTGTGTAAAGAAGGAGACTTGATAATGGATCAATTAGTGGAGCTAACCAGCAAAGGATGTGGTTGTTTGCTTGTGGTTGATGAACATTCTCGTTTGATCGGTACATTCACAGATGGAGATCTTCGTCGGACTCTCAAGGCTAGTGGAGAAGCAATATTCAAACTCAGTGTTGGAGAAATGTGCAACAG GAAGCCGAGGACAATTGGACCGGAAACAATGGCAGTTGAAGctatgaagaagatggaatcACCGCCATCGCCTGTACAGTTTCTACCAGTGGTCAATGAAGACAACACATTGATTGGAATTGTAACATTGCATGGTTTGGTTTCAGCTGGTCTCTGA
- the PHT1;7 gene encoding phosphate transporter 1;7 (phosphate transporter 1;7 (PHT1;7); FUNCTIONS IN: phosphate transmembrane transporter activity, carbohydrate transmembrane transporter activity, sugar:hydrogen symporter activity; INVOLVED IN: transport, phosphate transport, transmembrane transport; LOCATED IN: plasma membrane, membrane; EXPRESSED IN: cultured cell; CONTAINS InterPro DOMAIN/s: Major facilitator superfamily (InterPro:IPR020846), General substrate transporter (InterPro:IPR005828), Phosphate permease (InterPro:IPR004738), Major facilitator superfamily, general substrate transporter (InterPro:IPR016196); BEST Arabidopsis thaliana protein match is: phosphate transporter 1;4 (TAIR:AT2G38940.1); Has 30201 Blast hits to 17322 proteins in 780 species: Archae - 12; Bacteria - 1396; Metazoa - 17338; Fungi - 3422; Plants - 5037; Viruses - 0; Other Eukaryotes - 2996 (source: NCBI BLink).), protein MAGDQLNVLNALDVAKTQWYHFTAIIIAGMGFFTDAYDLFCISLVTKLLGRIYYHVDGSEKPGTLPPNVSAAVNGVAFCGTLAGQLFFGWLGDKLGRKKVYGMTLMVMVLCSIASGLSFGSNPKTVMTTLCFFRFWLGFGIGGDYPLSATIMSEYANKKTRGAFIAAVFAMQGFGILTGGIFAIIVSAAFEAKFPAPTYQIDALASTVPQADYVWRIILMVGALPAAMTYYSRSKMPETARYTALVAKDAKLAASNMSKVLQVEIEAEQQGTEDKSNSFGLFSKEFMKRHGLHLLGTTSTWFLLDIAFYSQNLFQKDIFSAIGWIPPAQTMNAIQEVFKIARAQTLIALCSTVPGYWFTVAFIDVIGRFAIQMMGFFFMTVFMFALAIPYDHWTHKENRIGFVAMYSLTFFFANFGPNATTFVVPAEIFPARFRSTCHGISAASGKLGAMVGAFGFLYLAQSPDKTKTEHGYPPGIGVKNSLIVLGVVNLLGMVFTLLVPESKGKSLEEMSGENEQNDESSSSSNNNSNNAVSTA, encoded by the coding sequence atGGCAGGAGATCAACTAAACGTGCTAAACGCACTCGACGTCGCCAAAACGCAATGGTACCATTTCACGGCGATTATAATCGCCGGAATGGGATTCTTCACCGACGCTTACGACCTTTTTTGTATCTCACTCGTCACAAAGCTTCTTGGCCGTATTTACTATCACGTGGACGGCTCAGAGAAGCCAGGAACGCTGCCACCAAACGTCTCAGCCGCTGTTAATGGAGTCGCCTTCTGCGGTACACTCGCAGGCCAGCTCTTCTTTGGCTGGCTCGGTGACAAGCTTGGGAGGAAAAAAGTTTACGGTATGACCCTCATGGTCATGGTTCTTTGTTCCATCGCTTCGGGTCTATCCTTTGGGAGTAACCCAAAAACAGTGATGACTACACTATGTTTCTTCCGGTTCTGGCTTGGTTTCGGCATTGGTGGTGATTATCCGTTATCCGCCACGATTATGTCTGAATACGCTAATAAAAAGACCCGTGGTGCGTTTATAGCCGCCGTTTTTGCTATGCAAGGGTTTGGAATCTTGACCGGGGGGATTTTTGCCATCATCGTGTCTGCCGCTTTCGAGGCTAAATTTCCAGCTCCAACCTATCAAATAGATGCCTTGGCATCCACGGTTCCTCAGGCGGATTATGTGTGGCGGATCATACTGATGGTGGGTGCTTTGCCTGCAGCGATGACGTATTACTCAAGGTCCAAGATGCCTGAGACTGCCCGGTACACGGCTCTTGTGGCCAAGGACGCGAAACTAGCGGCTTCAAACATGTCTAAGGTTTTGCAAGTGGAGATCGAAGCAGAGCAGCAGGGAACTGAAGATAAGTCCAATTCCTTTGGCTTGTTTTCCAAGGAATTCATGAAACGCCATGGCCTTCATTTGCTAGGAACTACAAGCACATGGTTCCTACTCGACATCGCCTTCTACAGTCAGAACCTATTCCAGAAAGATATTTTCAGCGCAATCGGATGGATCCCTCCGGCTCAGACAATGAACGCAATTCAAGAGGTTTTCAAGATTGCACGTGCACAAACCCTAATCGCCTTGTGTAGCACGGTACCTGGTTACTGGTTCACAGTGGCCTTTATTGACGTCATTGGTAGATTTGCGATACAGATGATGGGTTTCTTCTTTATGACCGTCTTTATGTTCGCTCTCGCCATTCCTTACGACCATTGGACTCACAAGGAGAACAGAATCGGATTCGTTGCTATGTACTCTCTAACATTCTTCTTCGCCAACTTTGGACCTAATGCAACAACTTTCGTTGTGCCCGCTGAGATCTTCCCGGCTAGGTTTAGATCAACCTGCCATGGAATTTCCGCGGCTTCTGGAAAATTAGGAGCAATGGTTGGTGCGTTTGGGTTCTTGTACTTAGCACAAAGTCCTGACAAGACCAAGACAGAGCATGGATATCCTCCAGGTATTGGAGTCAAGAACTCCCTCATTGTTTTGGGTGTGGTTAATCTTTTGGGGATGGTTTTTACACTGTTGGTTCCTGAATCTAAAGGCAAGTCTCTCGAGGAAATGTCCGGTGAGAACGAACAAAATGATgaaagcagcagcagcagcaacaacaacagtaaCAACGCAGTGTCAACTGCATAG
- the CDT1B gene encoding CDT1-like protein B (homolog of yeast CDT1 B homolog of yeast CDT1 B (CDT1B); FUNCTIONS IN: cyclin-dependent protein kinase activity; INVOLVED IN: chloroplast organization, DNA replication; EXPRESSED IN: cultured cell; CONTAINS InterPro DOMAIN/s: DNA replication factor CDT1-like (InterPro:IPR014939); BEST Arabidopsis thaliana protein match is: homolog of yeast CDT1 A (TAIR:AT2G31270.1); Has 203 Blast hits to 178 proteins in 67 species: Archae - 0; Bacteria - 2; Metazoa - 106; Fungi - 4; Plants - 70; Viruses - 0; Other Eukaryotes - 21 (source: NCBI BLink).) — MSSSSKIDSEKPVMVSESLFSTKTPIKTVKRQIFSSSPKPESVIKLPERFEILEEFFNGLDTAIRLLKLKGSSTTYANICPKIEYLTNRIFSYDHLAQMKHIYPEAIELKRVLKFVEDTCCMKPRLHIKLNTDAIVVEDTICGTKYMELRKVFHSKLVDFRKAHPKDEIPKELLPEPFNSPQRDSYSGIVSVGLGEPKLEVGGFDVHMEEIEQEEQDVNKVIPDSTLSHIESRIVETPVKDLSTPSKDLSTPIRLMSATPTLQLSKRCIELTPEGGDDNSLRSTNSLARGPSRSLNFDTFEEDAIEKDDIGNESDDKGINYEEDGLLQSVKGPSRSLNFDTLEEETIVKDDISNESGDEKSNYEGDNASDDDSLLQSMIERPKTEPEKHNLPQLVNLIHRVFHSTNRTVITKEELLYKIIANQINITDRREVEEQLSLMLQLVPDWISETKASSGDLLVRINKMSTAETVRARLEEATSHDISLIY; from the exons ATGAGCTCGTCGTCTAAAATTGATTCAGAGAAGCCAGTTATGGTTTCCGAGTCACTATTTTCTACCAAGACTCCTATCAAAACCGTTAAAAGGCAGATCTTTTCTTCGTCCCCAAAACCTGAATCTGTTATAAAATTGCCCGAAAG GTTCGAGATTTTGGAGGAATTTTTCAATGGTTTGGATACTGCAATTAGGCTGCTTAAATTAAAGGGTTCGTCAACGACATACGCTAATATATGTCCCAAGATCGAGTATCTTACTAATCG GATCTTCTCGTATGATCATTTGGCTCAGATGAAGCATATTTATCCGGAAGCTATTGAACTAAAGAGagttttgaagtttgttgAAGACACTTGTTGTATGAAACCTAGGCttcatattaaattaaataccGATGCAATTGTAGTTGAGGATACCATTTGTGGAACTAAATACATGGAACTTAGAAAGGTGTTTCACTCAAAGCTTGTAGATTTTCGCAAAGCTCATCCTAAG GACGAAATTCCGAAAGAACTGCTTCCTGAACCATTCAATTCTCCTCAAAGGGATAGTTATTCAGGTATAGTAAGCGTAGGCTTAGGAGAACCTAAACTTGAAGTTGGAGGGTTTGATGTTCATATGGAGGAGATAGAGCAAGAAGAACAAGATGTTAACAAAGTCATTCCTGATTCTACTTTGTCACACATAGAATCAAGAATAGTTGAAACCCCAGTCAAAGATTTATCCACTCCCTCCAAAGACTTGTCCACGCCAATCCGGCTCATGAGTGCTACACCGACGTTGCAGCTATCTAAAAGATGTATTGAGTTGACTCCAGAGGGTGGTGATGATAACTCTCTTAGATCAACAAATAGTCTAGCAAGGGGTCCATCTCGCAGTCTGAATTTTGATACTTTTGAGGAAGATGCAATTGAGAAAGATGATATTGGTAACGAATCTGATGATAAAGGAATCAACTATGAAGAAGATGGCCTTCTCCAGTCAGTAAAAGGTCCATCTCGCAGTTTGAATTTTGACACTCTTGAGGAAGAAACAATTGTGAAAGATGACATTAGTAACGAATCTGGTGATGAAAAAAGCAACTATGAAGGTGATAATGCTTCTGATGATGATAGCCTCCTTCAGTCA ATGATAGAGAGACCAAAGACTGAACCCGAGAAGCACAATTTGCCACAGCTTGTTAATTTGATTCATAGAGTGTTTCACTCAACAAATCGGACAGTCATCACGAAGGAGGAGCTTCTTTACAAGATTATTgcaaaccaaatcaatataACTGATAGAA GGGAAGTGGAAGAACAATTAAGTCTGATGTTGCAATTGGTCCCGGATTGGATATCTGAAACAAAAGCATCTTCTGGGGATCTTCTTGTTCG CATCAATAAAATGTCGACTGCCGAAACAGTACGTGCAAGACTTGAAGAAGCAACTTCACATGACATTTCACTTATCTACTGA
- the AMP1 gene encoding Peptidase M28 family protein (ALTERED MERISTEM PROGRAM 1 (AMP1); CONTAINS InterPro DOMAIN/s: Protease-associated PA (InterPro:IPR003137), Transferrin receptor-like, dimerisation (InterPro:IPR007365), Peptidase M28 (InterPro:IPR007484); BEST Arabidopsis thaliana protein match is: Peptidase M28 family protein (TAIR:AT5G19740.1); Has 3363 Blast hits to 3338 proteins in 594 species: Archae - 10; Bacteria - 1310; Metazoa - 699; Fungi - 446; Plants - 316; Viruses - 0; Other Eukaryotes - 582 (source: NCBI BLink).) has product MSQPLTTRPTVTGISIIPFRQPPPLCSFLFVIVLFVATFYTLHHPDAVTPPLLFSRNAYNALRLRRLFLSSASNATISSYLRELTRHPHLAGTKPSLDTLHYVFNHFQSLGLETHVAEYEALLSYPTHISVTASFSNTTTLEFDLNDVPGDSPVVRPYHAYSPSGSAQGNVVFVNHGEERDYHALESIGVSVKGCVVLARKGENLGRGAIVKIAEAKGALGVLIYAENDGGGFGGIERGTVMRGIGDPVSPGWPGVVGGEKLSLDDELVTRRFPKIPSLPLSLRNAEIILASLGGARAPLEWRNSGRVGPGQRVGPGRMVINMTFQGEMKMKKINNVVVTIRGSEEADRYVILGNHRDAWTYGAVDPNSGTSALLDISRRFALLLKSGWRPRRTILLCSWDAEEFGMIGSTEWIEENVLNLGASAVAYLNVDCAVQGSGFFAGATPQLDGLLVDVLKLVQDPDAVGLTVEETFKSQNNIIQRLSRVDSDFSGFLHHAGIPSIDMYYGADYPVYHTAFDSYDWMIHNADPLFHRHVAMAGIWGLLGILLADEPLIPFDYISYADQLQAHRDKLSKLLEGKVSVNPLSMAIQEFSLVAKEAADEAKKLKGKSYSKNDVAAAAKRRELNDRLMLVERGFLDAEGIKGKEWFKHLVYGPAAEPESKLGFFPGIADAIAMNASEGIIEHEIWRVARAIQRASKALKGGFT; this is encoded by the exons atGTCACAACCTCTCACCACCAGACCCACCGTTACCGGAATATCTATAATCCCTTTCCGACAACCGCCGCCTCTCTGTTCTTTCCTCTTCGTCATCGTTCTTTTCGTCGCCACTTTCTACACTCTCCATCATCCAGACGCCGTTACTCCTCCTCTTCTATTTTCTCGAAATGCCTATAATGCCCTTCGTCTCCGCCGCCTCTTCCTCTCCTCTGCTTCTAACGCCACCATCTCCTCTTACCTCCGTGAATTGACCCGTCATCCTCACCTCGCCGGAACTAAACCCTCTTTAGACACACTTCACTACGTCTTTAACCATTTCCAAAGCCTCGGACTTGAGACCCATGTCGCCGAATACGAAGCTCTCTTATCTTATCCTACGCACATCTCCGTCACGGCAAGTTTTAGCAACACGACGACTCTTGAGTTTGACTTAAACGACGTTCCCGGAGACTCTCCGGTCGTTAGGCCTTACCACGCTTATTCTCCATCTGGGTCGGCGCAAGGTAACGTGGTTTTCGTGAATCACGGCGAGGAGAGAGACTATCATGCGCTTGAGTCTATTGGTGTGAGCGTTAAAGGGTGTGTGGTTTTAGCGAGGAAAGGTGAAAACTTGGGAAGAGGAGCAATTGTGAAAATAGCAGAAGCTAAAGGTGCGCTGGGAGTGCTAATATACGCCGAGAATGACGGTGGTGGATTTGGCGGGATTGAGAGAGGTACGGTTATGAGAGGAATCGGAGATCCGGTTAGCCCGGGTTGGCCCGGAGTTGTCGGAGGAGAAAAACTGAGCTTGGATGACGAATTGGTCACTCGGAGATTTCCCAAAATCCCATCTTTGCCTTTGTCTCTTCGTAATGCTGAGATCATTTTGGCTTCTCTGGGCGGTGCTAGAGCTCCGTTGGAGTGGCGGAATTCGGGTCGTGTCGGACCGGGTCAACGGGTTGGCCCTGGACGGATGGTTATTAACATGACGTTTCAG GGGgagatgaaaatgaagaaaattaacaatGTTGTGGTTACAATAAGAGGGAGTGAAGAAGCGGATAGGTATGTGATACTTGGGAACCATAGAGATGCATGGACATATGGAGCTGTTGATCCAAACAGTGGAACTTCTGCTTTACTTGACATTAGTCGACGATTTGCTCTTTTGCTTAAATCTGGTTGGAGACCACGTAGGACCATTCTCCTTTGTAGTTGGGATGCAGAAGAATTTGGAATG ATTGGATCAACTGAATGGATTGAAGAAAATGTTCTTAACTTAGGTGCAAGTGCTGTTGCTTATCTTAATGTAGATTGTGCAGTCCAAGGCTCTGGTTTTTTTGCTGGTGCAACTCCTCAATTAGACGGTCTTCTTGTCGATGTCTTGAAGCTG GTACAGGATCCTGATGCAGTAGGCTTGACAGTGGAAGAGACATTTAAGTCTCAAAATAACATT ATTCAGAGGCTAAGTAGAGTAGATTCTGATTTTTCCGGTTTTCTTCATCATGCCGGGATACCGTCTATAGACATGTACTATGGAGCAG ATTATCCTGTCTATCACACTGCATTTGACTCCTATGATTGGATGATCCACAACGCAGATCCATTGTTTCACCGTCATGTTGCTA TGGCTGGAATTTGGGGACTTTTAGGAATTCTCTTGGCTGATGAGCCACTCATACCATTCGATTACATCTCTTATGCAGACCAATTGCAG GCACATAGAGATAAACTGAGCAAGCTCTTAGAAGGGAAAGTCTCTGTAAATCCCTTAAGCATGGCGATACAAGAGTTCTCTTTGGTTGCCAAAGAAGCCGCAGATGAAGCAAAG AAGTTAAAGGGAAAATCATATAGCAAAAATGATGTAGCAGCAGCGGCGAAGAGAAGAGAGCTAAATGACAGGTTGATGCTTGTAGAAAGAGGGTTTTTGGATGCAGAAGGGATCAAAGGGAAGGAATGGTTCAAGCATCTT GTGTATGGACCGGCGGCTGAGCCAGAGAGCAAGCTAGGATTCTTCCCGGGAATAGCAGATGCCATTGCGATGAACGCATCAGAGGGAATAATTGAGCACGAGATATGGAGAGTCGCAAGAGCGATTCAGAGAGCAAGCAAAGCTCTTAAAGGAGGTTTCACATGA
- a CDS encoding transcription repressor (BEST Arabidopsis thaliana protein match is: ovate family protein 9 (TAIR:AT4G04030.1); Has 17 Blast hits to 16 proteins in 6 species: Archae - 0; Bacteria - 0; Metazoa - 4; Fungi - 0; Plants - 8; Viruses - 3; Other Eukaryotes - 2 (source: NCBI BLink).): MALVMLARAPAPPLLLPSPNPPPCALPQDLTSLVSPSEPPDPPDPPDYLVGASNSFLSILLLRSSDLGSDLVQALSPLDLGFALRSITAVCSSWYQVFPLACLELWFSIPHLSHPLVTLSKGFVSLKGSNFFEFFTFFWNMPSFILQFPHHEDVMISTSFRLVLPQYEAVMILLKLKLFLPHYEDVLFSIGLRIQLLLPQYEVGLILYKLRLLLPHYEDVIQKLWLRAIHVIVSLVWFLEISRRIKEKTYDVLTRNDLGSWTPDLFIEKWWFSQPHTSPKLRFFSHLVGSRSWCFVAYAIVAVFHDAFYPLEDVASPDSRSPSVLSYFRKLISCFSTIGVSNFSCLTVMYVFIFFFRAFRMPFVAVVSLAFVASLMYLLNHFSIVGE; encoded by the coding sequence ATGGCTTTAGTGATGCTTGCTCGGGCTCCTGCTCCACCTTTGCTCCTCCCTTCTCCGAATCCGCCGCCGTGTGCTCTACCGCAAGATTTGACCAGTTTGGTCTCTCCTTCTGAACCTCCCGACCCTCCAGACCCACCAGACTATCTCGTTGGAGCTTCCAACTCCTTTCTCTCGATTTTGTTGTTGAGGTCTTCAGATCTAGGATCAGATCTTGTTCAGGCTTTGAGCCCTCTAGATCTGGGTTTTGCTTTACGATCTATTACTGCTGTGTGCAGTTCGTGGTACCAAGTATTTCCTCTCGCTTGTTTGGAGCTTTGGTTCTCTATTCCACACCTCTCTCATCCTCTAGTCACTCTATCAAAAGGTTTTGTCTCTCTGAAAGGTAGtaatttctttgaattttttaccTTCTTTTGGAACATGCCTTCGTTTATACTTCAGTTCCCTCACCATGAGGATGTGATGATTTCTACTAGTTTTAGGCTGGTTTTACCTCAGTATGAGGCTGTTATGATCTTGCTTAAGCTCAAGTTGTTCTTACCTCATTATGAGGATGTGTTGTTTTCGATTGGACTTCGAATTCAGCTTCTTTTACCTCAGTATGAGGTTGGTTTGATTCTGTATAAGCTTAGGCTTCTCTTACCTCATTATGAGGATGTTATTCAAAAACTTTGGTTAAGAGCAATTcatgttattgtttctttggtttggtttcttgaaatttCACGCAGGATAAAGGAAAAGACATATGACGTCTTAACAAGAAATGATCTTGGGTCTTGGACTCCAGATTTGTTCATCGAGAAGTGGTGGTTTTCGCAACCCCACACCTCTCCGAAGTTGAGGTTTTTCTCACATCTCGTAGGCTCAAGAAGTTGGTGCTTTGTCGCCTATGCTATCGTAGCCGTATTTCATGATGCGTTTTATCCACTAGAGGATGTTGCATCTCCGGACAGCAGATCACCAAGTGTGCTCTCTTATTTCCGAAAGCTCATCTCATGTTTCAGCACTATTGGTGTCTCCAACTTTAGTTGCTTAACTGTTATgtatgtttttatctttttctttcgtgCTTTCCGTATGCCATTTGTAGCAGTGGTTTCTTTGGCCTTTGTAGCATCTTTGATGTACTTGTTGAACCATTTCTCCATTGTTGGAGAGTAG
- a CDS encoding transcription repressor (FUNCTIONS IN: molecular_function unknown; INVOLVED IN: biological_process unknown; LOCATED IN: cellular_component unknown; BEST Arabidopsis thaliana protein match is: ovate family protein 9 (TAIR:AT4G04030.1); Has 1 Blast hits to 1 proteins in 1 species: Archae - 0; Bacteria - 0; Metazoa - 0; Fungi - 0; Plants - 1; Viruses - 0; Other Eukaryotes - 0 (source: NCBI BLink).) has translation MALVMLARAPAPPLLLPSPNPPPCALPQDLTSLVSPSEPPDPPDPPDYLVGASNSFLSILLLRSSDLGSDLVQALSPLDLGFALRSITAVCSSWYQVFPLACLELWFSIPHLSHPLVTLSKGFVSLKG, from the exons ATGGCTTTAGTGATGCTTGCTCGGGCTCCTGCTCCACCTTTGCTCCTCCCTTCTCCGAATCCGCCGCCGTGTGCTCTACCGCAAGATTTGACCAGTTTGGTCTCTCCTTCTGAACCTCCCGACCCTCCAGACCCACCAGACTATCTCGTTGGAGCTTCCAACTCCTTTCTCTCGATTTTGTTGTTGAGGTCTTCAGATCTAGGATCAGATCTTGTTCAGGCTTTGAGCCCTCTAGATCTGGGTTTTGCTTTACGATCTATTACTGCTGTGTGCAGTTCGTGGTACCAAGTATTTCCTCTCGCTTGTTTGGAGCTTTGGTTCTCTATTCCACACCTCTCTCATCCTCTAGTCACTCTATCAAAAGGTTTTGTCTCTCTGAAAG GATAA